One stretch of Streptomyces sp. A2-16 DNA includes these proteins:
- a CDS encoding DUF6529 family protein produces the protein MTVDPNAATQSWPSPEPERGPGAARYLIPALVAAAVAVGLGAYGKVHDPAGTAFNLAGFSSTGAVKSWLATVAFFFALVQLVSALMVYGKLPGPRWSSTLHRWSGRAAFLVAVPVAVHCLYALGFQSYESRVLWHSLFGCFFFGVFSAKMLLLRSERLPGWLLPIVGGLVFTALTILWLTSALWFFRTFGVTT, from the coding sequence ATGACCGTCGACCCGAACGCGGCCACCCAGAGCTGGCCCTCCCCCGAACCCGAGCGCGGCCCCGGCGCCGCCCGCTATCTGATCCCCGCCCTGGTCGCGGCCGCGGTGGCGGTCGGCCTGGGCGCCTACGGCAAGGTCCACGACCCGGCGGGCACCGCCTTCAACCTCGCCGGCTTCAGCAGCACCGGCGCGGTGAAGTCATGGCTCGCGACGGTCGCGTTCTTCTTCGCGCTCGTGCAGCTCGTCTCGGCACTGATGGTGTACGGCAAGCTGCCCGGCCCGAGGTGGTCGTCCACCCTGCACCGCTGGTCCGGCCGCGCGGCCTTCCTCGTCGCGGTCCCGGTCGCGGTGCACTGTCTGTACGCGCTGGGCTTCCAGTCCTACGAATCACGCGTTCTGTGGCACTCCCTCTTCGGTTGCTTCTTCTTCGGTGTGTTCAGTGCCAAGATGCTGCTGCTCCGTTCGGAGCGACTTCCCGGGTGGCTGCTGCCGATCGTCGGCGGGCTGGTCTTCACCGCGCTCACGATCCTCTGGCTGACCTCCGCCCTCTGGTTCTTCCGCACCTTCGGAGTCACGACATGA
- a CDS encoding Rieske (2Fe-2S) protein produces MTHSPTRRTILLATGAAALTVGCGEYGNENSDSGSDTVEASAGTALAKTSEIPVGGGKIFKDEKVVVTQPKKGEFKAFSNICTHQGCPVASVSGGTINCNCHGSKFNITDGSVANPPANKPLPEKQIKVSGDSIELA; encoded by the coding sequence ATGACACACAGCCCGACGCGGCGCACGATCCTTCTCGCGACGGGCGCGGCCGCGCTGACCGTCGGCTGCGGCGAGTACGGCAACGAGAACAGCGACTCCGGGTCCGACACGGTGGAGGCCTCGGCCGGCACCGCGCTGGCGAAGACCAGCGAGATCCCGGTCGGCGGCGGGAAGATCTTCAAGGACGAGAAGGTCGTCGTCACCCAGCCGAAGAAGGGCGAGTTCAAGGCCTTCTCGAACATCTGCACCCACCAGGGCTGCCCGGTGGCGAGCGTGTCGGGCGGCACCATCAACTGCAACTGCCACGGCAGCAAGTTCAACATCACGGACGGCTCGGTGGCCAACCCGCCTGCCAACAAGCCGCTGCCCGAGAAGCAGATCAAGGTCAGCGGGGACTCGATCGAGCTCGCCTAG
- a CDS encoding ADP-ribosylglycohydrolase family protein has protein sequence MTTILTKRAATGTLVGLALGDALGFPTEFNDVRSILAKCGPWREMELSSPAVVSDDTQMTLAVGRGLRAAMDRGLLGPLRLARPLRQEFVDWYQSPQNNRAPGNTCLRACHLLKDERLPWQDASQINSKGCGANMRVAPVGLVPGLSDEQRAGAAQLQAALTHGHPTGLAASDLTARAVRLLAQGTEPGDLVGLLRSYALANRGQYHERWLGDLWTRGQAPTPGQFIARGWDECLAILDRLDDAVRTASPEEDPCLATGAGWIAEEALATGLLCFLQFPQEPLTALRRAACSSGDSDSIACLTGAFAGAHLGADAWPVEWADRIEYGSELVTLGALWDA, from the coding sequence ATGACCACGATCCTGACCAAACGCGCAGCCACCGGAACGCTCGTCGGCCTCGCCCTCGGGGACGCCCTCGGCTTCCCGACCGAGTTCAACGACGTGCGGTCGATCCTCGCCAAGTGCGGGCCGTGGCGGGAGATGGAGCTGTCCTCGCCGGCCGTCGTCAGCGACGACACGCAGATGACGCTGGCGGTGGGCAGGGGGTTGCGGGCGGCCATGGACCGGGGGCTGCTCGGGCCTCTTCGGCTGGCCCGGCCTCTGCGGCAGGAGTTCGTGGACTGGTACCAGTCGCCGCAGAACAACAGGGCGCCGGGCAATACCTGTCTGCGCGCCTGCCACCTGCTCAAGGACGAACGCCTGCCCTGGCAGGACGCCAGCCAGATCAACTCCAAGGGCTGCGGCGCCAACATGCGCGTCGCACCCGTCGGCCTCGTCCCGGGCCTGAGCGACGAACAGCGCGCGGGCGCGGCCCAGTTGCAGGCCGCGCTCACCCACGGCCACCCGACGGGGCTCGCCGCCTCCGACCTCACCGCGCGTGCCGTACGGCTGCTCGCCCAGGGCACCGAGCCGGGCGACCTGGTCGGGCTGCTGCGGTCGTACGCCCTGGCGAACCGGGGCCAGTACCACGAGCGTTGGCTCGGAGACCTGTGGACGCGAGGCCAGGCCCCGACGCCAGGGCAGTTCATCGCGCGAGGCTGGGACGAGTGCCTGGCGATCCTCGACCGGCTCGACGACGCCGTGCGCACCGCCTCGCCGGAGGAGGACCCGTGCCTCGCGACCGGGGCGGGCTGGATCGCCGAAGAGGCCCTGGCGACCGGGCTGTTGTGCTTCCTGCAGTTCCCGCAGGAGCCGCTGACGGCCCTGCGGCGGGCCGCGTGCAGCTCCGGCGACTCCGACTCGATCGCCTGTCTGACGGGCGCCTTCGCGGGCGCCCACCTGGGAGCGGACGCCTGGCCGGTGGAGTGGGCCGACCGGATCGAGTACGGCAGCGAACTGGTGACGCTCGGGGCGCTCTGGGACGCCTAG
- a CDS encoding NUDIX domain-containing protein, with translation MSVPPGYDKYAHEPFAVTVDLAVLTVTEGALHALLIERGQEPYAGHWALPGGFVHPDESAETAARRELAEETGLSDVSGLHLEQLRTYSEPGRDPRMRVVSVAFAALLPDPPEPHGGSDAAEARWVPYDRARPLAFDHDRILADAHERVGSKLEYTCLATAFCPPEFTLGELQQVYETVWGTALDRPNFRRKVLATPGFVEAVPGAARLTGGRGKPAALYRAGPATTLHPPLLRPSPEGRPA, from the coding sequence GTGTCCGTTCCGCCCGGCTACGACAAGTACGCCCACGAACCCTTCGCCGTCACCGTCGACCTCGCCGTCCTCACCGTCACCGAAGGCGCCCTGCACGCCCTGCTCATCGAGCGGGGACAGGAGCCCTACGCCGGACACTGGGCGCTGCCCGGCGGGTTCGTGCACCCCGACGAGTCCGCGGAGACCGCGGCCCGGCGCGAACTCGCCGAGGAGACCGGGCTGTCGGACGTCTCCGGGCTGCACCTGGAGCAGCTGCGGACCTACAGCGAACCCGGCCGCGACCCCCGGATGCGGGTCGTCTCCGTCGCGTTCGCCGCGCTGCTGCCCGACCCGCCCGAGCCGCACGGCGGCAGCGACGCCGCCGAGGCCCGCTGGGTGCCGTACGACAGGGCGCGACCGCTCGCCTTCGACCACGACCGGATCCTGGCCGACGCCCACGAACGCGTCGGTTCCAAGCTCGAGTACACCTGCCTCGCCACCGCCTTCTGCCCGCCCGAGTTCACCCTCGGCGAGCTCCAGCAGGTGTACGAGACGGTCTGGGGCACCGCCCTCGACCGGCCCAACTTCCGCCGCAAGGTGCTCGCCACGCCCGGCTTCGTCGAGGCCGTCCCCGGTGCCGCGCGGCTGACCGGCGGTCGTGGCAAACCGGCCGCGCTCTACCGCGCAGGACCGGCCACCACCCTGCACCCCCCGCTCCTTCGACCGTCCCCGGAAGGACGACCCGCATGA
- a CDS encoding TIGR03086 family metal-binding protein codes for MSAGELLERSLAYALGSVAGTRSVRLGTGTPCAEWDLGELLGHLDDSLDALYEGLTGGRIGPLPLTDRACGFRTRARAVLGAWAAGPPEDVLVGERPLDVRVMAAVGAVEIAVHGWDVARSCGRPRPIPDGLAAELLSVARCVVGEEDRGVRFAAPVAVPSGARPEVRLLGFLGRGL; via the coding sequence ATGAGCGCGGGAGAGCTGCTGGAGCGCTCGCTCGCCTACGCGCTGGGCAGTGTGGCGGGGACGCGGAGCGTTCGCCTCGGTACGGGCACCCCGTGCGCCGAGTGGGATCTGGGGGAGCTGCTGGGGCATCTCGACGACTCCCTGGACGCGCTGTACGAGGGGCTGACCGGCGGGCGGATCGGGCCGCTCCCGCTCACCGACCGGGCCTGCGGCTTCCGTACGCGCGCGCGTGCCGTGCTCGGCGCCTGGGCCGCCGGTCCGCCCGAGGACGTACTGGTGGGTGAACGCCCGCTGGACGTGCGGGTGATGGCCGCGGTCGGCGCCGTCGAGATCGCCGTGCACGGGTGGGACGTGGCCCGCTCCTGCGGACGGCCGCGGCCCATTCCGGACGGCCTCGCGGCCGAACTCCTGTCCGTCGCCCGGTGCGTGGTGGGCGAGGAGGACCGAGGCGTGCGCTTCGCGGCACCGGTCGCCGTGCCGTCCGGCGCGCGGCCTGAGGTCCGGCTCCTGGGCTTCCTGGGGCGCGGTCTCTAG
- a CDS encoding pseudouridine synthase yields the protein MRSSSGRNSSGNNGGSRGGNSGGRGGNSGGRGGSTGGRGNYRGAGNDRDDKQGGRPKKPRPEERRYDVGPGGTHEGPKSGRGASARGGAKGGPKQGQGTGRGRSVPATSREYEARAEERNRERYAAKKDVKLPKTFPGAEQEGERLQKILARAGYGSRRACEELIEQARVEVNGEIVLEQGKRVDPEKDEVKVDGLTVATQSYQFFSLNKPAGVVSTMEDNEGRQCLGDYVTNRETRLFHVGRLDTETEGVILLTNHGELAHRLTHPKYGVKKVYLAHIVGPIPRDLGKQLKDGIQLEDGYAKADHFRVVEQTGKNYLVEVTLHEGRKHIVRRMLAEAGFPVDKLVRVAFGPITLGDQKSGWLRRLSNTEVGMLMKEVDL from the coding sequence ATGCGAAGCAGCAGCGGCAGGAACAGCAGCGGAAACAACGGCGGGAGCCGTGGTGGCAACAGCGGCGGCCGCGGTGGGAACAGCGGTGGTCGCGGCGGGAGCACCGGAGGACGCGGCAACTACCGCGGCGCCGGCAACGACCGCGACGACAAGCAGGGCGGCCGGCCGAAGAAGCCCCGCCCCGAGGAGCGCCGCTACGACGTGGGCCCCGGCGGCACCCACGAGGGGCCGAAGTCCGGGCGCGGTGCCTCCGCGCGCGGTGGCGCCAAGGGCGGCCCCAAGCAGGGCCAGGGAACCGGGCGTGGCCGTTCGGTGCCGGCGACCTCCCGTGAGTACGAGGCGCGGGCGGAGGAGCGCAACCGGGAGCGGTACGCCGCCAAGAAGGACGTGAAGCTCCCCAAGACCTTCCCGGGCGCCGAGCAGGAGGGCGAGCGGCTCCAGAAGATCCTCGCGCGCGCGGGCTACGGCTCCCGGCGGGCCTGCGAGGAGCTCATCGAGCAGGCGCGGGTCGAGGTCAACGGCGAGATCGTCCTGGAGCAGGGCAAGCGGGTCGACCCGGAGAAGGACGAGGTCAAGGTCGACGGCCTGACGGTCGCGACGCAGTCGTACCAGTTCTTCTCGCTGAACAAGCCCGCCGGTGTCGTCTCGACGATGGAGGACAACGAGGGCCGGCAGTGCCTCGGCGACTACGTCACCAACCGTGAGACGCGGCTCTTCCACGTGGGACGGCTCGACACCGAGACCGAGGGCGTCATCCTGCTCACCAACCACGGTGAGCTGGCCCACCGGCTGACCCACCCCAAGTACGGCGTGAAGAAGGTCTACCTCGCGCACATCGTGGGCCCGATCCCGCGCGACCTGGGCAAGCAGCTCAAGGACGGCATCCAGCTGGAGGACGGGTACGCGAAGGCGGACCACTTCCGGGTCGTCGAGCAGACCGGCAAGAACTACCTCGTCGAGGTCACCCTCCACGAGGGGCGCAAGCACATCGTGCGCCGCATGCTCGCCGAGGCCGGCTTCCCGGTCGACAAGCTGGTGCGGGTCGCCTTCGGGCCCATCACCCTGGGCGACCAGAAGTCGGGCTGGCTGCGACGGCTGTCCAACACCGAGGTCGGCATGCTGATGAAGGAAGTCGATCTGTAG
- the scpB gene encoding SMC-Scp complex subunit ScpB, with amino-acid sequence MSEDTTEAPAGLPGVAELELKPALEAVLMVVDEPATEEHLAKILERPKRQITRALRELAGEYAAQGRGFELRHVANGWRFYTRAAYAPAVERFVLDGQQARLTQAALETLAVVAYRQPVSRSRVSAVRGVNCDGVMRTLLQRGLVAEAGTEPETGAILYVTTNYFLERMGLRGLDELPELAPFLPEAEAIEAETQEAVPSFDPDAPDSEDADDKTEL; translated from the coding sequence GTGAGCGAGGACACCACCGAGGCTCCGGCGGGCCTGCCGGGCGTCGCCGAGCTGGAGCTGAAGCCGGCCCTGGAGGCCGTCCTGATGGTCGTGGACGAGCCCGCGACCGAGGAGCACCTGGCGAAGATCCTGGAGCGGCCCAAGCGGCAGATCACCAGGGCGCTGCGGGAGCTGGCCGGCGAGTACGCCGCTCAGGGGCGCGGCTTCGAGCTGCGGCACGTCGCGAACGGCTGGCGGTTCTACACCCGGGCCGCGTACGCCCCGGCCGTGGAGCGGTTCGTCCTGGACGGTCAGCAGGCCCGGCTCACCCAGGCGGCGCTGGAGACGCTCGCGGTGGTCGCCTACCGCCAGCCGGTCAGCCGCAGCCGGGTCTCCGCGGTGCGCGGAGTGAACTGCGACGGTGTGATGCGCACCCTGCTCCAGCGGGGCCTGGTCGCGGAGGCGGGCACGGAACCCGAAACAGGTGCGATCCTGTACGTGACGACGAACTACTTCCTGGAGCGGATGGGCCTGCGCGGTCTGGACGAGCTCCCGGAGCTCGCGCCCTTCCTCCCGGAGGCGGAGGCGATCGAGGCCGAGACCCAGGAAGCCGTACCGTCGTTCGATCCGGACGCTCCGGATTCCGAGGACGCAGACGACAAGACGGAACTTTGA
- a CDS encoding segregation/condensation protein A, with product MTSNDVPPGPGASAGRRRVLGRGPGAPRVEPDTEAMPVPDEPETGGAEPEALPEPLAELEPEAVFGPGVVPEPEVVAEPVVVPEPEPGIEPGTDPQLETDPVPETFSGPEALPAPDSEPAPEDLSEPEAASEPLAVPEPGAAPQGSGEGDSDGVFKVRLANFEGPFDLLLQLISKHKLDVTEVALSKVTDEFMAHIRAMGPDWDLDETTEFLVVAATLLDLKAARLLPAAQVEDEADLALLEARDLLFARLLQYRAYKQIADIFNRRLDEEARRYPRTVGLEPHHADLLPEVVISIGPEGFAKLAVKAMQPKPKPQVYVDHIHAPLVSVQEQAGIVVARLRELGEASFRLLVEDADGTLTVVARFLALLELYREKAVALDQETALGELVVRWTGGAGETEPVVTDEFDRPPEPLKEEKA from the coding sequence ATGACCTCGAACGACGTTCCCCCCGGCCCCGGTGCATCCGCCGGTCGTCGGCGTGTGCTGGGCCGGGGACCGGGCGCTCCGCGGGTCGAGCCGGACACGGAGGCGATGCCGGTCCCGGACGAACCGGAGACCGGGGGCGCGGAGCCTGAGGCTCTCCCGGAGCCCCTTGCCGAGCTTGAGCCTGAGGCCGTCTTCGGGCCCGGGGTCGTTCCGGAGCCCGAGGTTGTTGCGGAGCCGGTGGTTGTCCCGGAGCCGGAGCCCGGCATCGAGCCGGGGACTGACCCTCAGCTGGAGACCGACCCGGTGCCGGAGACATTCTCCGGGCCCGAGGCCCTCCCTGCGCCCGACAGCGAACCGGCACCCGAGGACCTCTCCGAGCCCGAGGCTGCCTCTGAGCCCCTGGCTGTCCCCGAGCCCGGGGCCGCCCCGCAGGGTTCGGGGGAGGGTGACTCCGACGGGGTCTTCAAGGTCCGGCTCGCCAACTTCGAGGGCCCCTTCGATCTCCTCCTCCAGTTGATCTCCAAGCACAAGCTGGACGTCACCGAGGTCGCGCTCTCCAAGGTCACCGACGAGTTCATGGCGCACATCCGGGCCATGGGACCCGACTGGGACCTGGACGAGACGACCGAGTTCCTGGTCGTCGCCGCCACCCTCCTGGACCTCAAGGCGGCCCGACTGCTGCCCGCCGCACAGGTGGAGGACGAGGCCGACCTGGCGCTCCTCGAAGCCCGTGACCTGCTGTTCGCGCGGCTGCTCCAGTACCGCGCCTACAAGCAGATCGCCGACATCTTCAACCGGCGCCTCGACGAGGAGGCCCGGCGCTACCCCCGTACCGTCGGACTCGAACCGCACCACGCCGACCTGCTGCCCGAGGTCGTCATCAGCATCGGGCCCGAGGGGTTCGCGAAGCTCGCCGTGAAGGCGATGCAGCCCAAGCCCAAGCCACAGGTGTACGTCGACCACATCCACGCGCCCCTGGTGAGCGTCCAGGAGCAGGCCGGGATCGTGGTCGCCCGGCTCAGGGAGCTCGGCGAGGCCAGCTTCCGCCTGCTGGTGGAGGACGCCGACGGCACCCTGACCGTCGTGGCCAGGTTTCTCGCGCTGCTCGAGCTGTACCGGGAGAAGGCCGTGGCGCTGGACCAGGAGACCGCGCTCGGGGAGCTGGTCGTGCGGTGGACCGGCGGTGCGGGGGAGACCGAGCCGGTGGTGACCGACGAGTTCGACCGACCGCCCGAGCCGCTCAAGGAGGAGAAGGCGTGA